The Rhea pennata isolate bPtePen1 chromosome Z, bPtePen1.pri, whole genome shotgun sequence genome includes a region encoding these proteins:
- the ATG12 gene encoding ubiquitin-like protein ATG12 codes for MAEAGEQPPVSPQSEGRREGGEDTQEGGASAGAADPAAPSAGSPGSEEPAGDTKKKIDVLLKAVGDTPIMKTKKWAVERTRTIQGLVDFIKKFLKLMASEQLFIYVNQSFAPSPDQEVGTLYECFGSDGKLVLHYCKTQAWG; via the exons ATGGCGGAAGCAGGGGAGCAGCCGCCGGTCTCGCCTCAGAGCGAGGGCCGAAGGGAGGGCGGGGAGGACACCCAGGAGGGCGGAGCCTCGGCGGGGGCTGCCGATCCGGCTGCCCCCTCGGCGGGCTCGCCGGGCAGCGAAGAACCCGCCGGCgacactaaaaagaaaa TCGACGTGCTGCTGAAGGCGGTGGGGGACACCCCCATCATGAAGACCAAGAAGTGGGCGGTGGAGCGCACCCGCACCATCCAGGGCCTCGTCGACTTCATCAAGAAGTTCCTCAAGCTGATGGCCTCCGAGCAGCTG tttATATACGTGAATCAGTCCTTTGCTCCATCCCCAGACCAGGAAGTTGGGACCCTTTATGAG TGTTTTGGAAGTGATGGAAAGCTTGTACTACATTATTGCAAAACCCAGGCGTGGGGATGA